One Deltaproteobacteria bacterium genomic region harbors:
- a CDS encoding DUF2806 domain-containing protein — MSDFIIFRGSGELTKPATLLIEKVSDAFGGLCKPWQIRRIAKAEGNALKTKAQANAEAALIEARSEIEITELQRRGVVRLFMEEGIKQGNMESILGKAIPLLKNSATPQDMENDWIVNLLDKCRLISDDGMQVLWAKILAGEANSPGSYSKRAVNVLASLDSIDAILFNQLCRFVFRIESYFVPLVLNLNDLIYVDNNINTNMLHDLAEINLIALAGIGGTGFQGVPNIITASYHGSSFGIEFKTKADQASKNYLNTGIVGLTKIGSELFRLCDVKPIDGFYDYAKNMLAKNEGIQIIELRETWACP; from the coding sequence ATGTCAGACTTTATCATTTTTCGCGGTTCCGGAGAACTCACAAAGCCAGCTACGCTTCTGATTGAGAAGGTCTCGGATGCCTTTGGCGGCTTATGCAAACCGTGGCAGATCAGACGGATCGCCAAAGCGGAAGGCAATGCTCTCAAGACGAAAGCTCAGGCTAATGCGGAGGCGGCGCTTATTGAAGCAAGAAGCGAAATCGAGATCACCGAACTTCAGCGTCGTGGGGTAGTTCGTCTCTTTATGGAAGAAGGTATAAAGCAAGGCAACATGGAATCGATCTTAGGGAAAGCCATTCCATTATTGAAAAATTCCGCTACGCCCCAAGATATGGAAAACGATTGGATTGTGAATTTGTTAGACAAGTGCCGCCTTATTTCTGACGACGGGATGCAAGTTCTATGGGCAAAAATACTTGCTGGTGAAGCTAATTCTCCGGGGTCATATTCGAAGCGAGCTGTAAATGTCTTGGCATCTCTTGATAGTATCGATGCTATCTTGTTCAATCAATTGTGCAGATTTGTTTTTAGAATAGAGTCATACTTCGTACCACTGGTGTTAAACTTAAATGACTTGATTTATGTTGATAATAATATCAATACAAATATGTTACACGATCTTGCTGAAATCAATTTAATAGCTTTAGCTGGCATCGGAGGAACTGGTTTCCAGGGAGTACCAAACATAATAACTGCCTCATATCATGGATCTTCATTTGGAATTGAATTTAAAACCAAGGCTGATCAAGCAAGCAAAAATTACCTTAATACAGGCATTGTTGGTTTGACAAAAATAGGTTCTGAGCTATTTAGGCTTTGCGATGTAAAACCAATAGATGGTTTCTATGATTACGCCAAAAATATGTTGGCAAAAAACGAGGGAATACAAATCATCGAATTACGTGAAACATGGGCGTGCCCATAA
- a CDS encoding BrnA antitoxin family protein — protein sequence MKKKAPVFKSEDQEREFWSTADSTEYVDWKKAKRMILPNLKPSTKKISLRLPELMIEELKLLANKQDIPYQSLMKIYLCGGKGGRG from the coding sequence ATGAAAAAGAAAGCGCCCGTTTTCAAGTCCGAGGACCAGGAAAGGGAATTCTGGTCTACGGCGGATTCCACTGAGTATGTCGATTGGAAGAAAGCCAAACGGATGATTCTGCCCAATCTCAAACCGTCAACGAAAAAAATCTCATTGCGACTGCCCGAATTGATGATTGAAGAGTTGAAGTTGCTGGCCAATAAACAGGATATCCCCTATCAGTCCTTGATGAAAATATACTTGTGTGGTGGGAAAGGGGGACGGGGTTGA
- a CDS encoding BrnT family toxin produces MADDDLIMQWTGFEWDEGNLLKNWEKHRASAGECEQVFFNRPLIADSDERHSLGETRFFALGHTDSGRHLFIVFTTRNNRIRIISARDMSRKERKVYEQS; encoded by the coding sequence ATGGCGGATGACGACCTGATCATGCAATGGACCGGATTCGAGTGGGACGAAGGAAACCTGCTCAAGAATTGGGAGAAACACCGGGCTTCAGCAGGGGAATGCGAACAGGTTTTTTTCAATAGACCGCTGATTGCGGATTCCGACGAAAGGCATTCTTTAGGAGAAACCCGGTTCTTTGCATTGGGGCATACGGATTCCGGCAGGCACTTGTTTATTGTATTCACGACTCGTAACAATCGTATTCGTATCATTTCGGCAAGAGACATGAGTCGCAAGGAAAGAAAGGTATACGAGCAATCATGA